The following coding sequences lie in one Rutidosis leptorrhynchoides isolate AG116_Rl617_1_P2 chromosome 6, CSIRO_AGI_Rlap_v1, whole genome shotgun sequence genomic window:
- the LOC139851519 gene encoding protein EMSY-LIKE 3-like: MEYALSDSSGTDDDLPPPHPNKFRSGGPGTGNGRTMALGNAPFPRVQNDMETQIHLIEQEAYCSVLRAFKAQSDAITWEMETLITDLRKELRVSDEEHRKLLARVNSDEIIMRIREWRKTNGIQPGMVNSPTVSASHKKQKTSSQSGSLGGPPPTLHQPSSSALSRGAGSGFRGKKPQSALQYASGSFNGRGQISKPSFGDDNSSSSDPLIGRKVWTRWPEDNNFYEAVIRDFNPVEGRHALVYDADTVNEAWEWVNLREISPNDIRWKWEDVGISNGSGRGGSGRGIKNPTARGGTIAGSGRGRGIAKGQSKKETPPLQKGVVKRPLNNIELLHTDTLVKEIDKVFSSSNADPMDIEKARKLLKEHEQALVDAIAKLEGVSDGESDRDDRDQLAKKKHERGEGSNGNKMAVEDQANGGQGTQ, from the exons ATGGAATACGCACTTTCCGACAGCAGCG GAACGGATGACGATCTTCCTCCTCCACATCCGAACAAATTCCGAAGTGGGGGCCCGGGTACTGGGAACGGAAGAACAATGGCTCTCGGAAATGCACCGTTTCCTCGAGTTCAAAATGATATGGAGACTCAAATTCACCTAATAGAACAAGAAGCATATTGCTCTGTCCTGCGAGCCTTTAAAGCTCAGTCTGATGCTATCACTTGG GAGATGGAAACTTTGATAACGGATCTTAGGAAGGAGTTGCGAGTGTCTGATGAAGAACACAGAAAGCTTCTAGCTAGAGTTAATTCTGATGAAATCATCATGCGGATAcg TGAATGGAGGAAGACAAACGGGATTCAACCCGGCATGGTCAATAGTCCTACAGTTTCTGCATCACATAAGAAACAGAAGACATCATCCCAGTCTGGATCTTTGGGCGGACCGCCACCAACCCTGCACCAGCCATCCTCATCAGCCTTGAGCCGTGGTGCCGGTTCAGGGTTCAGGGGAAAGAAGCCACAATCT GCATTGCAATATGCTTCGGGAAGTTTCAATGGCAGGGGTCAAATATCTAAGCCGAGTTTTGGTGATGACAACAGCAGCAGCTCTGATCCTCTAATTGGAAGGAAAGTTTGGACAAGATGGCCCGAAGATAATAACTTTTATGAAGCTGTTATAAGAGACTTTAATCCTGTTGAG GGCCGTCATGCTCTGGTTTATGATGCTGATACAGTAAATGAGGCTTGGGAATGGGTTAATCTTAGAGAG ATATCTCCAAACGATATTCGGTGGAAATGGGAGGATGTTGGGATATCTAATGGAAGTGGTCGAGGTGGATCGGGCCGTGGGATAAAAAACCCCACGGCCCGTGGTGGGACCATTGCGGGTTCTGGAAGAGGTAGAGGGATTGCAAAGGGCCAGTCTAAGAAAGAAACACCTCCGCTACAAAAAGGCGTTGTGAAGAGGCCTTTGAACAATATTGAATTACTCCACACCGACACCCTTGTTAAAGAG ATAGACAAAGTGTTCAGTTCAAGTAACGCCGATCCAATGGACATTGAGAAGGCCAGAAAGTTGCTTAAA GAGCATGAACAAGCCCTTGTGGATGCTATTGCGAAGCTTGAAGGCGTCTCAGATGGTGAAAGTG